Proteins encoded in a region of the Phocoena phocoena chromosome X, mPhoPho1.1, whole genome shotgun sequence genome:
- the LOC136142199 gene encoding melanoma antigen preferentially expressed in tumors-like, translating to MDQKTTVTLLELAAKSLLNNEPAAIHALDEIPRDLFVPLFNAAFSSGHKTILKAMVTVWPFRCLHIGSLNTRESYYDILEAMIDGLQILPAQNSSSCKIQQNVGSLHVCCRDLQIDRMSGHKSILQFLDLGCIENLEIDQANLSEVVTLLAQVIHLNSLTLCNIPFKTYNRRNFRSFLLCLGRLDNLQELSLSFFCLTDQLHKLLRVVPPQLDSLYLPYCHLSHRDVTVLSQSSQATHLRELSLSNNHIFSEVYEPFQTLLEKVSSTLQHLEINNCMITDSTLSAVLPALSHCTHLHVLSFAFNPITMPVLKSLLQHLTSLMKLKYVIYPVPVHCYEEWTFHDSLDRQKLAEVQAQLEAMLHGAQRTDMKWVSCSE from the exons ATGGACCAAAAGACCACAGTCACCCTCCTTGAGCTTGCTGCAAAGAGTCTGCTGAATAATGAGCCTGCAGCTATCCATGCCCTGGACGAAATCCCAAGAGACCTCTTTGTTCCATTGTTCAACGCTGCCTTCTCCAGTGGGCATAAGACGATCCTAAAGGCAATGGTGACGGTTTGGCCTTTTCGCTGTCTCCATATTGGGTCATTGAACACACGGGAATCATACTATGACATCTTGGAAGCCATGATTGATGGTCTGCAGATCCTCCCTGCCCAGAACTCTTCCTCTTG TAAGATTCAGCAGAATGTTGGGTCCTTGCACGTCTGCTGCAGAGATTTGCAAATCGATAGAATGTCTGGGCACAAAAGTATCCTGCAGTTTCTGGATCTGGGGTGCATTGAGAACCTGGAAATTGATCAGGCTAATCTGAGTGAAGTCGTCACCCTTTTGGCTCAGGTGATCCACCTGAACAGCCTTACTCTGTGTAACATCCCCTTTAAAACTTATAATAGAAGGAACTTCAGATCTTTTCTCCTCTGCCTTGGTCGGTTGGACAATCTCCAGGAGCTCAGCTTGTCTTTCTTCTGCCTCACAGATCAACTGCACAAACTGCtcag AGTTGTGCCACCTCAGTTGGATTCACTGTATCTGCCTTACTGTCACCTTTCTCACAGAGATGTCACTGTCCTGTCCCAGAGCTCTCAGGCCACCCACCTAAGGGAACTGAGTCTCAGTAACAACCACATCTTCTCAGAGGTTTATGAGCCCTTCCAGACTCTGCTGGAGAAGGTCTCAAGCACCCTGCAACATCTGGAGATAAACAATTGTATGATAACTGATTCTACTCTCTCTGCCGTCCTCCCAGCCCTGAGCCACTGTACCCACCTCCATGTCCTTAGCTTTGCCTTCAATCCCATTACAATGCCTGTGCTCAAGAGCCTTCTGCAGCACTTGACATCCTTGATGAAGCTGAAGTATGTGATTTATCCTGTCCCTGTCCATTGCTACGAGGAATGGACTTTTCATGACAGTTTGGACCGACAGAAACTTGCTGAAGTTCAGGCTCAGTTGGAGGCGATGCTGCACGGGGCACAGCGGACCGACATGAAATGGGTCAGTTGTTCAGAGTGA